Genomic window (Rhodothermales bacterium):
CTCTCCAGAGGTCGCGCGCTGTTTTGGCGTCTCTCGCCAACCCGTCCGCAACGCTTTCACAAAGCTCGGTAGCGAAGATCTCCTTCTCATCCGTCCGCAAAAGGCCACCGAAGTGCGCGGCTTTTCGATGGAA
Coding sequences:
- a CDS encoding GntR family transcriptional regulator, which translates into the protein MLIGPPDGGSPEVARCFGVSRQPVRNAFTKLGSEDLLLIRPQKATEVRGFSME